GGGATGCCAACGGCAACTTTTGTTTAACAATGACGTACTTCGGCAGATCTGCAACGAGTTCCGAGAGTGATTTATTCTCGCGGCGCATGAGATCCAGCACCAAGGCCATACCGGAGAGACTGTCTCGCACATAGGTGATATGCGGCAAAATAACTCCACCATTACCCTCGCCGCCAATGGTTGCGTTGTGCTTACGCATCACCGCTGCCACATTGGCTTCACCAACAGCGCTGCGATAGACGCAGCCGCCAAACCTCGCTGCAAGATCATCGATCATGCGACTCGTTGAAAGGTTCGTCACAAGCGTCGCGGATGGATTCTCGAGCAGCACCCGCCAAGCAGCGAGTACAAGCGTGTACTCCTCGCCGATGTATTGGCCTTGTTCGTCAATCAATGCGAGACGATCTGCGTCAGGGTCCTGCGCAAAACCGATGTCCGCGCCGGCGGCACGAACAGCCTCACAAAGTCCGGTGAGATTCTCAGCCGTTGGTTCCGGCGTGTGTTGAAAGTCACCGTCTGCCTGCTCGCCAAGATGTATCAGATCACAGCCCAGATGTCCCAATACGGCCGAACCACCTGCAACACCTGCGCCGTGTACCGAGTCGAGCACCACGCGAAAGCCCCGCTCACGCAGTGGCATGGGGTCAATCGAACCAAGCACTTTGGAAACATGGGTGTCGGTCGCCCTCGCGTCAATCTCAATATCGCCAGGAGTTTGAGCAGCCTCCACTTGATGATCGCTACGAAACACCTTGATAACCTCCGCCGCAAGGTCGGGGGATGGCGCCGTGCCGAATTCATCAAGCAACTTGAGCCCGTTCCACTGAGCCGGGTTATGAGAGGCCGTAATGACGACACCGCCTTGAGCTTGCCTTGCGCCAATCATCACGCCAACAGTGGGTGTCGCCACGACGCCAAGATCGATGACGTTGCATCCAGCACCAGTAAGACCAGCAGCAGCGGCAGTTGCAAATAACTCGCCCGAGGGTCGAGTGTCTCTGCCAAGACACACCGTCGGCCGAGAAGCTGAATCGGCGGCAAGCCGTGCACCCCAACATGCAGCGAATCGCCTGACAACCTGTTCGGTCATGGTCTTGCCAACAATGCCACGTGCGCCCGACACACCGAGCATAAGAGGGGCATCACTCATATCGTCAATTCCTGCGTCACGGCGGCCTCACAACCTGGAGCCTCGGTAATCGCCAACCGAAGTCGGCGAATACCCGGTGGAAGATCGCCAGCCACAGTGCTCGCGAGATAGAGGGCGACATTTTCAGCGGTTGGATTGATGCCCGTCAGCACTGCTACATCATTGAGATTGGAATCTCGCAGCGGCGCGATCGCATTGTCCAGCAATCGCTCCAATAAATGGAAATCGCACAAAAGTCCATCGTCATCCAGTTGATCGCCCTCAACCGTCACCCGCACCCGCCAATCATGGCCGTGCAGGGCTTCTCGCTCGCCACCAAGAACGATGGCGTGCGCGGCAGAAAACGTGCGCTCGATCCGTAAGCTGAACATGCAGGGCAAGGTAACGGAAGCCTTGTACGCTGACTACTCGCTCCAAGCCACACGGCGAGGCATGGCCGAGCCGACAAATCGCATCTCTGGCACCTCCGTCAGATCGATGTCCGTACTCGTGACGCCCTCGCCATGGACGACGAGGTCGATGGTGGCGTGGGTCAGCCAGCGGCCTTCTCGAAACCGCAGTCGGAATGGAGAAATTGCAACGCCAGCGCCATCGACCAATTGTGTGACATTCTCAAGCATCGGCCAACTGTCGCTGCCTTGTTCCCAGTACACGGTTTCGGTCAGATCGTCCCACCGAATAGTTGTCCAAGTACCGTCCGCCACTTGAATCGACAACTCATCGGACTCAACAATGACATCAGCTGGCGATGCTGGGGTAGGACCAAAATCAACACCACCTCGAATCATCATCTGTACACGATCGATGATCAAGCGGCCTGAGACATTGGTAGATACACGCTCTGCTGATCGACGATACGACTCGAAGCTTGCGCGCAGCGCAAACATGGTTGCGGTGAGCAGAATGACAGAGATGGTCAATGCAACCAGCACTTCAACCAGTGAAAATGCTCTTCGGCGAGATTGCTTCACCATGAGCCCCCTTCGTACCAGGTTGTCGACTGCGGAGTCGCCAAGAGAGGCCAAGGAATGCCGTCGGGCAGTTTCGCCTCGGGGTCATAACGAAGTGTGATTCGGCCGAATCCACCAAACCCAGGATCTTCTGTATCAACACCTTCTTGGTCGCCATCATCCTCACCGAAATATCCAAGTGTTGTGTTGAATGCGTCGGGCGTACCGCCGTAGAACAACGGCCCTTCAGTTTCGGTTGGACGGAAGGTCGTCATCAGTGTGCCATGTACATCAGCAGAACCACGAATGTCAATCAGGCCCGTCACAATGGTGCCCGTCAGTTTCACAGTTGTGCTCGTATCGCTTTCGAAGTTACCGACATCAACCGACCAGCCCGGCAATAGCATGCTTGTTCGAGCCATTTCTTGGCGATCAGACTCGGGCATGGCCAAGAGCACCGCCTGCAAGGCCGTCGCGTCGGACTCGGCCAACAGATCAGCATCATTCGGGTCGATGTAGAAACGCGTGTTGCCGGTGAGTTGCACCTTGTTCCGCCAGTGCGTGTATTCCAGCGGTCGATCCCCACCGAGTGTGCCAAGGAATGTGCACCCATCGAAGCGAAGATTGTTCGAAACCGCGCTGGTATCGGTGTACTCAATCGCTCCTGAAGTGGCCGTGATGTCAGGGAAGCGAAGTTGCGGCACACTGCCCGGGCCCATCTCGCGGGCACCAGCGTAATTCCAATTGATATCAGTACAGGCCTCGGTGGTTTCGATCCACGTTACACCCACGAACGAGCAGTCCACAAACAAAGCATTGGTGCCCATCGGAATGGCCATATCACCGAAGGTCATATTGCGGTACACAGGCCGGTCGAACAAGTCATAGGCGCCAGCCGAGCCCCAGGGCACCCCTTCAGGGCTCGTTGTCTCACCACTCCATCCGCCATTGGCTGTGACCTGCGATGCGAAAGATGCACCAAGGCCTGCCTTTGTTTCATACCACGTCGTTGAGTTCAAGAACATGTCGCTGGTCAGAGAAAGGAGCCATGGGTCGCCAACGGAGAAACTGGCTGAGGCAGTCGAACCACTCGGCCGAACAACACCTTCGACTCGTGACTGCCAAGATGCTCCTCGGGCCGTCTCCCATGAAGCGGCATCAACGGCGAAGTTCAAGTGACCGCGAACCTTGGCGTATCGGTCGCGTCCATCCAATATGCCATCGTTATAGCCAAGGGCCGTATCCATTGCGTTGATGAGGCCGTCGTCATTGCGGTCAGGAGCGGTCTCGTCGAGCAGCGCAGCAAGATCATCGTCCGCGTCAAACTCGTCGGCGAGCACACCCCATCCGGCAGCCTGAGCTGCAGATGGATCGAAGACGACCATGTCGTCATCGTCGGCATCAAAGACTCCGAGAAAGAGATCAAAGTCATCAACATATTGATCCGAATCGTGGTCTTGTAAGTCGGGGTTGCCCGAAAGCGCTATCCCCTCGGTGGCATGACCGGGCCGCAAGCGACCATCACCATCAACATCATCACTCGCCACCATGGCGTGCAATGCATCAAGTAGTGGATCGAGTGTTACTGGGTCCAGATCGTAGAAATCGCTGCGTAGAACCAATGGGTCACCATTGTCCGGGGTCAACTCACCCGCTTCCGTTCCATAAAGCACGCCGATCGGACCCTCGACTAACACGTTCTTACCAATCATGATGCGGCTCTGCCCGAGTAGCGCATATTCGATTCGCTTCTCAAGCAGAAAGTCCATCTGCACGAGCCGCTGTATGTCGCCAACCATCCCACGGCTTGTGACCCGCACGCCACTGCCGTCTGCGAGCATTTCGTATCGAAGTTGGTACCACGGCGGGTTGGATCCGTCATGCAGGGGAATGCCCTGCGACGTGACGATGTTGTTGGCCTCATCCAACACCGCGTCGACAGAGGCACCGGCCTCATCGAACACTACGTTGTGGTCATCATGCCATAGGTGCGCGTCATACACGGCATACATCAAGCCAGTTCCGCTGGTGACCAATGGCGTGTACCCGGAAGCCGGCTGCACATCAACAGTGCCGTCTGCGCCAACCCATGTACCAGTCCACAAGCGATCGCCAAAGCCGCCCTCTAAGTCGCCCGCCTCGACAATGAAACGGGAGCACTCACGGCGTAGACGCCACATGGCAGCCTTGAGCCCGCTCTCCGCAGCGCTCAAACTTCTCGAGACATGAATGGCCGACTCAGCACTGCGCACATTGCCTTCAGACACGATCGCCATGACCGAGGTTAATGAGGCAACAATTGCCAAGAAGATCATGGCAAGGACGGAGGACACGCCTCGACGAAATGCATTGTTGCTATTCATTGCATATGCACCCATGTCACAGTTGTCACCAAATCACCAGGATCAATTGCTGATTCCTGCCAATACACGTCGACGGTGACGCGTACAGCCTCGGCTGTGCCATCTGGCAGAACGATCGCTAAATTGGTTGGATCGACTGACTGCACCGCGACGACTTGCCTCCAACCGTCCATCGCCGGAATGACAGAACCCGAAGAATCAATCGGACCGTCTCCCCCGTATCCGGACACATCAAGACCATCAAAGTCGTCCATATCATCCCAGTCAAAGATCATTCCTTCTCCAACTTCAGTGCCCCATGTTGCTGTGCCCGTCACCGGGTCAGATACAGCAAGCACCATGCTTCGCTCACGAATCTCAGCACCAAGGCGGGCGGCCTGCGATGCTCGCTCGCCCCATTGATTCTGATGCACAAATGCCTCATGAGCGGCAACCATTGCCAGCATCGACGTCGCCACGATGATGATCGCAAGCCCCGTCTCCACCAACGTGAAGCCGCGACGCCCTGACGATCTGTACGAGCATTGATGCATCAGCCAGACACCACTGAACTCATTTTGAAGATCGGCAGGATGATCGCCATTGCGATGAACCCAACCATGCCGCCCATGACCACAATCAGGACCGGCTCAATCATGCTGGTCATCGTCTTGATTGCATCGCGTAGAACGCGTTGGTAGAAGTCGGCAACCTCTTCAAGTACTTCACCAAGGCGGCCAGACTCTTCGCCTGCAGAAACCATCTGCACAACCGAACCTGGAAGTAGATTTGACTGTTCGAGTTCATCGTTAAGTTTTCGACCTTCTCGTACCGAAGATTGCACACGCCTCCACAGATCGCTATACAGGCGATTGCCGGAGATGTCTGCTGTCACGCCAACGGCATCAAGTACCGGCACACCAGCATTGAGCAGTTCTCCCATCGTTTGCAACGATCGGCTGACATAGAGCGCACGGAACATGCCACGAAAGAGCGGCACCGTCAGTTTGAGGCGATCAAAGAAGAGTTGCCCGGGATTCGTACGCAGCAACAACAGAAATCCGATGATGACTGCCACTGCAGCGACGACCAGAAGTTGCCAATTCAAAACCATCCAAGCGGACAAGCTCAACAGTACTTTCGTCGGGCCAGGAAGAATCTCTTCTTTGCCCGCAAACACTCCTGCAAAGCGTGGCAACACGAAAGTCAGCAAAAAAACCGTCACGCCGATAGCCATCATGGCGATGATGCCTGGGTAGATACTCGCACCCACAACCATCTTGCGGGTTTCAAGTTGCTGCTGCATGAACAAAGCAATTCGATCAAGCATCTTTGCGAAGGAGCCTGACATCTCGGATGCTTTGACCATATTGACGTACAAAGGATTGAATAGACGAGGGTGCCTTGCAATAGCCTCGGAGAATGATTTGCCGGACTCGACATCTGCCCGCACAGTCTGAATGATGCGACGGAACTTGGTGTTCTTCGTTTGTTCAGCAATTCCGTCCAACGCAAGACGTAAGTTGATACCCGCTCGCACCATCACAGCAAGTTGCACCGTGAAATCGAGCACTTCCTTCTGAGAAGGCCCGGTGCCTGCATTTAATACTTCAACAATCCGTTTCCATTCGATGCGGTGCTCTGTGATCGGGATCAACTTGAGCACATGATGCCCCTGCCGCCGAAGTGTCATCGCCGCAACGCCTGCCGTGTCCGCGCTCATGCGGCCCGATTCGGTGCTTCCCGATGATGTACGAACTTCCCACTGGTAATTGGGCATGCGTGATCAGGCAGCGATTGCCTGCTCCATAGCATCTGGATACGTCGCTCGGGACACTGCGTCTTCTCGCGAGATAAATCCGTTGAAATACAACTCGGCGATCGAACCGTCGAGGGTGATCATGCCGAGTCCACGACTCGTCTCGATGACATTTGGAATCTCGAACGTGCGGTTCTCTCGAATGAGATTGCGTACCGCAGACGTACACAGCAGAATCTCGACTGCTGGCACCATGCCATCGCAGTCACACCGAGGAAAGAGCGACTGCGACAGAACAGCCTGCAAGGTATCGCCGAGCATTGACCGAATTTGATTCTGTTGATTGGCCGGATACATATCGATAATTCGCTCGACCGTCTGAGCGGCGCTCACCGTATGAAGCGTTGAGAGCACAAGGTGGCCTGTCTCCGCAGCACTCATCGCAAGAGCTGTTGTTTCGAGATCACGCATTTCACCCACGAGGATGATGTCGGGGTCTTGCCGAAGTGCGTGCTTGAGACCTGAAGCAAAGTCAGGGAGATCCTCACCAAGCTCACGCTGCTCGATGAGACACTGCCGAGATTCAAAGGTGTATTCAATGGGGTCTTCAAGCGTGATGATGTGCTTGCGCTCGCGGGCATTAATCGCCTGAATGATCGAAGCCAGCGTGGTCGACTTTCCCGACCCAGTATCGCCGGTGACCAACACGAGGCCACGAGGGAGTAAAGCAAACTTCTGGACGACCTGCGGCAAGTTCAGTGACTCGAGCGGTGGCACCGTCTCCCGAATGGAACGCATGGCCATCGCCATCCCTGTCCGCTGATGATGGATATTTACGCGAAACCGGCCCAGACCCTCTACGGCGTAGGACAGATCGATGTCCTTCTGAACAGCAAACCGGTCTTGCTGGATGTCATTGGTGATGCCTCTGGCAAATGCTTCAACACATGCCGCGCTGAGCATCGGCAAGTCCATGCCCTGCATGACCGTGTCAACCCGCACCATCGGAATATGGCCCGCGACAAGGTGGATATCGCTGGCCCCAAGGGCATCGGCAGCGTGCAGAATCTCGTCAAGTTGCATGCAATGGCTCCAAGTCCAGAGGTGGACATATTCGGGATCGACTCGTTTGGATTGCCGCCTGAGTGGATTCGCCACAAGTCAGTCCCAAAGAATGATGCAGTGCGGACTGGCCGATCTATGCGGGCAGAGGCACTTGATTCCCGTTTGGTATTGTGCATTCATGCACATACGCTCCCTTCTCCTGACAGCCGCCCTCATCCCAGCAGGGTGCGTCACGCCCCCATCTGTTCAAGTACTCGAACAGGCCACCATTACCCAACGAACGCCGGACGCGTCCGCGGGCACCGTCCCTGTGCGAATCACCAATCCGAACTCCGAACCGATCAAATTGCTGGAATACAAGTACACCGTGCATGCAACCGGCTATCTGCCCTGGACCGGTCGGCATGCGGGCGGAATTGTGTTGTCACCTGGATTTGAGCGGGTTTCGAACCTGCCAGTCGTGTTACCAGCTGGCGTCCCCCCTGGAACAAACATTCACGTTGGTGGGTCGCTTCGCTACCTCGACACAACCACCATCTCGGAGACACTCGCCGACTGGGGCTACCGCCCTGCCGCATCGTTCTCTGGCAGCGCGGTCATCACGGCTGAGCAATAGTCCTGCTTCAGAGCTTTGTTGCAGCGACGGAGGGGGGCGTAGCCCACTTATTGTCGGGACGATGCGCCTCTCTTGCTCGTCCATGCACCCCTAACGCAGCCGCCTCAACGGCATGGCACAATTGTTCAATAGCACCATGGTCTGGGTACTTGTTTCGCAATTCAGGCAGTGCCTCGGCAACCGGCGTGGCATGCTTGAACAAGAGCCGGAAAGCTTCCTTCATTGCATCCACATCAGTTTGTGAGAAGTCACTCCGAAGCATGCCAATGGCGTTGACCGCTCGGGCCTCTGCGGGATGGCCTTCGATGATCATGAATGGTGGAACGTCACGCGAGATTCTCGCAAGTCCCCCTACAAAGGACAGCTGGCCAATGGTTGCAAAGTGATGCACGCCCGCACCACCGCCAATGGATGCGCCATCCTCAACCTTGACGTGCCCAGCCAACATCACTTGGTTTGCAATAACAGTTCCATTGCCCACGATGCAATCGTGGGCAATGTGGCACCCAACCATAAGCAAATTGTCGGACCCGATGATGGTCTCACCACCACCACTTCCCGTTCCGCGATGAATCGTCACATGCTCACGAATATGATTGTTATTGCCGATTCGAAGCAACGTGGGTTCGCCTGCATACTTTCGATCCTGTGGATCTCCGCCCACAATGCAACCTGCATGCAATTGGTTTCCAGTGCCCATACGTGTGCCACGAACGACGATGGCATGCTCATTGAGCACACACCGATCCCCGATCTCAACGTCTGGGCCGACTACGCAGTAGGCGCCAACAACTACATCGTCGGCGAGTTCAGCCGATGGGTCGATGATTGCAGTGGAGTGAATCTGTGCCATAGTGCTCAAGCGATACTGCCGCGTTCCTCATCCAGGTGCCTGATCGGCATCCACCATCATAAATCGAATCTGTGCTTCAGCAACCTGCCGAGCGCCGACATGGGCGCGACATTGAATAGCAGCCGTTCGTGTGCTTGCTCGAATAGTCTCGGCCTCAAGAACCAGTTGATCACCCGGCGTCACCGGATGTCGCAACTTTACACGGTCTAGGCTCAGCAGGACCGCAATCTTGCCGTGATGCTCAAGCGTCTGACTCAGAAGCAAACCGCCAAGTTGGGCCATCGCTTCAACAATGAGTACGCCCGGCATGATCGGCGTCCCCGGATAGTGGCCCGTGAAGAAGGGCTCATTGATCGTGACATTCTTGACGCCAATTGCCCGCTTGTTTCCGTCAACTTCAACCACTCGATCAACAAGCAACATCGGGTATCGATGCGGCATGATCTGC
This is a stretch of genomic DNA from Phycisphaerales bacterium. It encodes these proteins:
- the glmM gene encoding phosphoglucosamine mutase, with protein sequence MSDAPLMLGVSGARGIVGKTMTEQVVRRFAACWGARLAADSASRPTVCLGRDTRPSGELFATAAAAGLTGAGCNVIDLGVVATPTVGVMIGARQAQGGVVITASHNPAQWNGLKLLDEFGTAPSPDLAAEVIKVFRSDHQVEAAQTPGDIEIDARATDTHVSKVLGSIDPMPLRERGFRVVLDSVHGAGVAGGSAVLGHLGCDLIHLGEQADGDFQHTPEPTAENLTGLCEAVRAAGADIGFAQDPDADRLALIDEQGQYIGEEYTLVLAAWRVLLENPSATLVTNLSTSRMIDDLAARFGGCVYRSAVGEANVAAVMRKHNATIGGEGNGGVILPHITYVRDSLSGMALVLDLMRRENKSLSELVADLPKYVIVKQKLPLASRDTLAPALERLRSGFPDARIDDCDGVRIDFLEGWAHVRPSNTEPIARIIIEASDEASAAALVDRVREVAHL
- a CDS encoding 6-carboxytetrahydropterin synthase; its protein translation is MFSLRIERTFSAAHAIVLGGEREALHGHDWRVRVTVEGDQLDDDGLLCDFHLLERLLDNAIAPLRDSNLNDVAVLTGINPTAENVALYLASTVAGDLPPGIRRLRLAITEAPGCEAAVTQELTI
- a CDS encoding type II secretion system protein; translated protein: MVKQSRRRAFSLVEVLVALTISVILLTATMFALRASFESYRRSAERVSTNVSGRLIIDRVQMMIRGGVDFGPTPASPADVIVESDELSIQVADGTWTTIRWDDLTETVYWEQGSDSWPMLENVTQLVDGAGVAISPFRLRFREGRWLTHATIDLVVHGEGVTSTDIDLTEVPEMRFVGSAMPRRVAWSE
- a CDS encoding type II secretion system F family protein, with the protein product MSADTAGVAAMTLRRQGHHVLKLIPITEHRIEWKRIVEVLNAGTGPSQKEVLDFTVQLAVMVRAGINLRLALDGIAEQTKNTKFRRIIQTVRADVESGKSFSEAIARHPRLFNPLYVNMVKASEMSGSFAKMLDRIALFMQQQLETRKMVVGASIYPGIIAMMAIGVTVFLLTFVLPRFAGVFAGKEEILPGPTKVLLSLSAWMVLNWQLLVVAAVAVIIGFLLLLRTNPGQLFFDRLKLTVPLFRGMFRALYVSRSLQTMGELLNAGVPVLDAVGVTADISGNRLYSDLWRRVQSSVREGRKLNDELEQSNLLPGSVVQMVSAGEESGRLGEVLEEVADFYQRVLRDAIKTMTSMIEPVLIVVMGGMVGFIAMAIILPIFKMSSVVSG
- a CDS encoding type IV pilus twitching motility protein PilT, translated to MQLDEILHAADALGASDIHLVAGHIPMVRVDTVMQGMDLPMLSAACVEAFARGITNDIQQDRFAVQKDIDLSYAVEGLGRFRVNIHHQRTGMAMAMRSIRETVPPLESLNLPQVVQKFALLPRGLVLVTGDTGSGKSTTLASIIQAINARERKHIITLEDPIEYTFESRQCLIEQRELGEDLPDFASGLKHALRQDPDIILVGEMRDLETTALAMSAAETGHLVLSTLHTVSAAQTVERIIDMYPANQQNQIRSMLGDTLQAVLSQSLFPRCDCDGMVPAVEILLCTSAVRNLIRENRTFEIPNVIETSRGLGMITLDGSIAELYFNGFISREDAVSRATYPDAMEQAIAA
- the lpxA gene encoding acyl-ACP--UDP-N-acetylglucosamine O-acyltransferase produces the protein MAQIHSTAIIDPSAELADDVVVGAYCVVGPDVEIGDRCVLNEHAIVVRGTRMGTGNQLHAGCIVGGDPQDRKYAGEPTLLRIGNNNHIREHVTIHRGTGSGGGETIIGSDNLLMVGCHIAHDCIVGNGTVIANQVMLAGHVKVEDGASIGGGAGVHHFATIGQLSFVGGLARISRDVPPFMIIEGHPAEARAVNAIGMLRSDFSQTDVDAMKEAFRLLFKHATPVAEALPELRNKYPDHGAIEQLCHAVEAAALGVHGRAREAHRPDNKWATPPSVAATKL